In Panicum virgatum strain AP13 chromosome 4N, P.virgatum_v5, whole genome shotgun sequence, a single window of DNA contains:
- the LOC120669332 gene encoding uncharacterized protein LOC120669332, producing the protein MINDKSAVVRAGHPRRPSIAGLPPRRDLQAGPPRRALEAAPPPRAAAKPHSASGPSPLASPLAPATEGPPRPRPPRQQRRRRGARAVRSPAVAPVARARVQAVPLAGLLSCRENAVVADDPGEAYATTVDIAGEAHEVSLAVEDSAMWVAIDGEKAHQVRRLRWKFHGSERLDLPRGRGRPRGRGRGRITWDLHDWLFCPDAAAVFEVSGADEDDDRRGPSGRVRTRRHT; encoded by the exons ATGATCAACGACAAGAGTGCCGTCGTCAGAG CGGGCCACCCCCGACGACCCTCCATCGCCGGCCTGCCTCCTCGCCGCGACCTCCAAGCcggtcctcctcgccgcgccctcGAAGCagcccctcctccccgcgccgccgcgaagcCGCATAGCGCCTCGGGGCCGTCCCCGCTGGCCTCTCCTCTAGCCCCGGCCACCGAGGGCCCGCCGCGACCGCGCCCTCCGCGACAGCAACGGCGACGACGCGGCGCCCGCGCGGTTCGCTCTCCGGCCGTGGCTCccgtggcgcgggcgcgggtccAAGCGGTTCCCCTTGCGGGGCTCCTCTCCTGTCGGGAGAacgccgtcgtcgccgacgaCCCCGGCGAAGCCTACGCGACGACCGTCGACATTGCGGGCGAGGCGCACGAGGTGTCCCTCGCCGTGGAGGACTCCGCCATGTGGGTCGCCATCGACGGCGAGAAGGCCCATCAGGTGCGCCGCCTCCGGTGGAAGTTCCACGGCAGCGAGAGGCTGGACCTCCCGCGCGGCCGTGGCCGCCCGCGCggccgtggccgcggccgcATCACGTGGGACCTCCACGACTGGCTCTTCTGCCCCGATGCGGCTGCCGTCTTCGAGGTCTCCGGCGCGGACGAAGACGACGACAGGCGCGGCCCGTCAGGTCGGGTTCGGACACGGCGCCACACTTGA
- the LOC120670430 gene encoding ABC transporter C family member 8-like, protein MADKGDPAMAVLGSWACRRLTIASPCVQRALIDCVNAALLVAYVCALATACVRRRRASSSAGWRSGARGWWRWGLAVAISACCAAAAVGYGVAGFRDASSGDVAAVAPYFARGLVWIALAASLHVQPDRAAAAVAVLWWAIPSLLVTAYNAEILIGGGALDAVEALAWLVNLLLLLCALGSLPRRTDGASDGRGGLSEPLIGQDGDKAVPTSELYRAGLFRQLAFSWLNPLLRVGRSKALDLADIPLVAGEDTAQHASHKFAEGWSRHVNGKAGSRRSVGSNNLALVLAKCFLGEILLTGFYALLRTLAIAVAPLMLFAFVWYSNQEERDLRVGVALVGCLLLMKLAESLSQRHWFFDSRRTGMRIQSALMAVIFQKQLRLSSQGRKNHSTGEIVNYIAVDAYRLGDAINWLHMGWSSPLQLVFAVATLFWALKLGALPGLVPLVIFGILNVPFAKILQGYQSKFMVAQDERLRSTSEILNSMKIIKLQSWEEKFRDMIGSLRDGEFKWLRETQMKKAYGAVMYWMSPTVVSAVMYTATAILGSAPLNASTLFTVLATLRVMAEPVRFLPEILTMMIQYKVSLDRIEKFLLEDEIREEDVKRVPSDNSDIRVQVQDGSFSWNADRSDLSLRNVNFSISRGEKVAVCGPVGSGKSSLLYALLGEIPRISGSVEVFGSVAYVSQNSWIQSGTVRDNILFGKPFNKELYEKAIKSCALDKDIENFDHGDLTEIGQRGLNMSGGQKQRIQLARAVYNDADVYLLDDPFSAVDAHTAAILFYDCVMTALAQKTVVLVTHQVEFLTEASRILVMEGGQVSQQGKYSELLESGTAFEKLVSAHQSSITALDTSANQQNQVQGQLVPDENIVPSALQATRQASDIEVAAKGPSATIQLTEEEEKGIGDLGWKPYKDYINVSQGAFQFSGMCASQVLFTCFQIASTYWLAVAVQMDNVSAALLVGAYSGLSIFSCCFAYFRSLFAATLGLKASKAFFNGLMDSVFKAPMSFFDSTPVGRILTRASSDLSILDFDIPYSMAFVTTGTIEVVTTVLVMGTVTWEVLIVAIPVTITMVYVQSYYVSSARELVRINGTTKAPVMNYASESILGVVTIRAFAAIDRFIHSNMELIDTDATLFFHTIAAQEWVLIRVEALQSLTIITAALFLVLVPPGVISPGFAGLCLSYALTLTAAQVFLTRFYSYLENYIISVERIKQYMHLPAEPPAIIPQNRPPASWPQEGRIDLQDLKIRYRPNAPLVLKGITCTFAAGNKIGVVGRTGSGKSTLISSLFRLVDPAGGRILIDKLDICSIGLKDLRTKLSIIPQEPTLFRGTVRNNLDPLGLHSDQEIWEALEKCQLKAAISSTPALLDTVVSDDGDNWSSGQRQLFCLGRVLLRRNKILVLDEATASIDSATDAILQKVIRQQFSSCTVITIAHRVPTVTDSDRVLVLSYGKLLEYETPAKLLEDKQSAFAKLVAEYWANTKRNST, encoded by the exons ATGGCAGATAAGGGTGATCCTGCCATGGCCGTTCTTG GCTCGTGGGCTTGCCGGCGGCTCACCATCGCGTCGCCGTGCGTGCAGAGGGCACTCATCGACTGCGTCAATGCGGCGCTCCTCGTCGCGTACGTCTGCGCGCTGGCCACCGCCTGcgtcaggcggcggcgggccagcagcagcgccggctGGAGGAGCGGCGCTCGCGGGTGGTGGCGGTGGGGGCTGGCCGTTGCCATCTCCGCGTgctgcgccgcggccgccgtcgggTACGGCGTCGCCGGTTTCCGGGACGCCTCTTCGGGCGACGTCGCGGCGGTGGCTCCGTACTTCGCCCGGGGCCTGGTCTGGATCGCGCTGGCGGCCTCGCTGCACGTCCAGCCcgacagggcggcggcggccgtggccgtGCTCTGGTGGGCGATCCCCTCGCTGCTCGTCACCGCGTACAATGCGGAGATCCTCATCGGCGGCGGTGCGCTCGACGCCGTGGAGGCGCTCGCGTGGCTGGTgaacctcctcctgctgctctgcgCGCTGGGCTCGCTGCCGCGCCGGACCGATGGCGCCTCTGACGGCCGCGGCGGCTTGTCGGAGCCTCTGATCGGCCAGGACGGCGACAAGGCCGTGCCCACCTCGGAGCTGTACCGCGCTGGCCTGTTCCGCCAGCTTGCCTTCTCGTGGCTGAACCCACTGCTCCGCGTCGGCCGCTCCAAGGCGCTGGACCTCGCCGACAtcccgctcgtcgccggcgaggacaCCGCGCAGCACGCCTCGCACAAGTTCGCCGAGGGCTGGAGCCGCCACGTGAACGGCAAGGCCGGGAGCCGCCGGAGCGTGGGCAGCAACAACCTCGCCCTCGTCCTGGCCAAGTGCTTCCTCGGCGAGATCCTGCTCACCGGCTTCTACGCCTTGTTGAGAACGCTGGCCATCGCGGTGGCACCCCTGATGCTCTTCGCGTTCGTGTGGTACAGCAACCAGGAGGAGAGAGACCTCCGGGTCGGCGTGGCCCTCGTCGGCTGCCTGCTGCTCATGAAGCTCGCAGAGTCGCTGTCGCAGCGGCACTGGTTCTTCGACTCCAGGAGGACCGGAATGCGCATCCAGTCGGCATTGATGGCGGTCATCTTCCAGAAGCAGCTCAGGCTGTCCAGCCAGGGGAGGAAGAACCACTCCACCGGCGAGATCGTCAACTACATTGCGGTCGACGCGTACCGGCTCGGCGACGCCATCAACTGGCTGCAcatggggtggagctcgccacTTCAGCTGGTCTTCGCAGTTGCCACGCTCTTCTGGGCACTAAAGCTTGGGGCGCTTCCAGGCCTGGTCCCCCTGGTCATCTTCGGCATTCTCAACGTGCCATTTGCCAAGATCTTGCAAGGGTACCAGTCCAAGTTCATGGTCGCACAGGACGAGAGGCTCCGGTCGACGTCCGAGATACTGAACAGCATGAAGATCATCAAGCTGCAGTCATGGGAGGAGAAGTTCCGGGACATGATCGGGTCACTCAGGGATGGGGAGTTCAAATGGCTGAGGGAGACCCAGATGAAGAAGGCCTACGGTGCAGTCATGTACTGGATGTCCCCGACAGTCGTCTCTGCGGTGATGTACACCGCGACGGCAATCTTGGGGAGTGCGCCCCTGAATGCCAGCACTCTCTTCACGGTCTTGGCCACCCTGAGGGTAATGGCTGAGCCAGTGAGGTTCCTTCCTGAGATCCTCACAATGATGATCCAGTACAAGGTGTCGTTAGACCGTATCGAGAAGTTTCTTCTCGAAGATGAGATCAGGGAGGAGGATGTGAAGAGGGTGCCTTCAGATAACTCTGATATCAGAGTCCAGGTCCAAGATGGTAGTTTCAGCTGGAATGCAGATAGATCTGATCTGTCACTGAGGAATGTTAACTTTAGCATCAGTAGAGGAGAGAAGGTGGCTGTCTGCGGTCCAGTTGGCTCAGGAAAATCTTCACTGCTGTATGCATTACTTGGGGAGATACCTAGAATATCAGGATCA gttgAGGTATTTGGCTCGGTGGCATATGTTTCGCAGAACTCCTGGATACAGAGCGGGACTGTTCGCGATAATATACTCTTCGGGAAGCCTTTCAACAAGGAACTGTATGAGAAGGCAATCAAATCTTGTGCCCTGGACAAGGATATCGAAAATTTCGACCACGGAGACCTGACAGAGATTGGTCAGAGAGGACTGAACATGAGTGGAGGTCAGAAACAAAGGATTCAGCTGGCAAGAGCCGTCTACAATGATGCAGACGTTTATCTACTGGATGACCCTTTCAGTGCAGTTGATGCACACACCGCTGCCATTCTTTTCTAT GACTGTGTGATGACAGCACTTGCTCAGAAGACCGTTGTTCTTGTGACCCACCAAGTTGAATTTCTGACTGAAGCTAGTAGAATCCTA GTAATGGAAGGCGGTCAAGTTAGTCAGCAAGGGAAATATTCGGAACTACTGGAATCTGGGACAGCATTTGAGAAACTCGTTTCAGCTCACCAGTCTTCGATCACAGCATTGGATACTAGTGCCAACCAACAGAACCAAGTCCAAGGGCAACTGGTGCCTGATGAAAACATAGTGCCAAGTGCACTGCAGGCTACAAGGCAGGCTAGCGACATCGAAGTCGCTGCAAAAGGCCCTTCAGCAACAATCCAGCTTacagaagaggaggagaaggggatCGGTGACCTGGGATGGAAGCCATACAAAGACTACATAAATGTATCCCAGGGAGCTTTCCAATTCTCTGGCATGTGTGCTTCTCAGGTGCTTTTCACATGCTTTCAGATTGCATCCACATATTGGTTGGCCGTCGCTGTTCAGATGGATAACGTCAGTGCTGCACTTCTTGTGGGGGCCTATTCTGGTCTCTCTATCTTCAGTTGCTGCTTTGCCTACTTTCGAAGCTTGTTTGCAGCCACTCTTGGGCTCAAGGCCTCCAAGGCATTCTTCAATGGGCTAATGGATTCCGTATTCAAGGCTCCCATGTCATTTTTTGACTCAACACCAGTGGGAAGAATTTTAACAAGG GCATCTTCAGATTTAAGCATTCTGGACTTTGACATACCTTACTCCATGGCTTTTGTCACTACTGGTACTATTGAGGTTGTTACAACAGTACTGGTCATGGGTACTGTAACTTGGGAAGTATTGATTGTGGCAATCCCAGTTACAATCACCATGGTATATGTTCAG AGCTACTACGTATCCTCAGCTAGAGAGCTAGTACGAATAAATGGAACGACAAAGGCACCTGTCATGAACTATGCATCAGAGTCAATCCTTGGTGTGGTGACCATCAGGGCATTTGCAGCAATAGATAGGTTCATCCACAGCAACATGGAGCTAATTGACACTGATGCGACTCTGTTCTTCCACACTATTGCTGCACAAGAGTGGGTGCTTATAAGAGTGGAGGCACTGCAGTCCTTGACAATAATTACAGCAGCATTGTTCCTTGTTCTAGTTCCTCCCGGAGTAATTTCACCAG GTTTTGCTGGACTTTGCCTCTCCTATGCTTTGACGCTGACTGCAGCACAGGTTTTCTTGACAAGGTTTTATTCATACTTGGAAAACTACATCATCTCAGTTGAGCGAATCAAGCAGTATATGCACCTCCCAGCGGAGCCACCTGCCATTATACCACAAAATAGGCCTCCAGCTTCATGGCCACAGGAGGGAAGGATAGACCTTCAAGATTTGAAG ATAAGATACCGACCAAATGCACCACTTGTCCTCAAAGGAATTACTTGTACTTTTGCTGCGGGGAACAAGATTGGGGTTGTAGGGAGGACAGGAAGTGGGAAATCAACACTTATCAGCTCGTTGTTCCGTCTCGTTGATCCGGCAGGTGGGAGGATACTTATTGACAAGTTGGATATCTGCTCCATAGGCCTAAAGGATCTGAGAACTAAATTGAGTATTATCCCTCAAGAACCAACGCTTTTCAGAGGAACTGTGCGCAACAATTTGGATCCCCTTGGCCTGCATTCCGACCAAGAGATATGGGAG GCCTTAGAGAAGTGTCAACTGAAGGCAGCAATTAGCAGCACCCCAGCTCTTCTTGATACAGTAG TGAGTGATGATGGTGACAACTGGAGCTCTGGACAACGTCAGCTCTTCTGTCTCGGCAGAGTTCTGCTCCgcaggaacaaaattttagttctTGATGAGGCAACAGCATCCATCGACTCTGCAACAGATGCAATCCTTCAGAAAGTAATCAGGCAGCAGTTCTCAAGTTGCACGGTGATAACAATAGCTCATAGGGTTCCAACCGTGACAGACAGTGACAGGGTCCTGGTACTTTCCTACG GAAAGCTTCTAGAATATGAAACACCGGCAAAACTGTTAGAAGACAAGCAATCAGCGTTTGCTAAACTAGTGGCTGAGTATTGGGCTAATACCAAGCGGAATTCAACATGA